In Styela clava chromosome 14, kaStyClav1.hap1.2, whole genome shotgun sequence, the following are encoded in one genomic region:
- the LOC120341669 gene encoding uncharacterized protein LOC120341669: MKFMLSLSLVMIFGSSILLPDSCSAYPFHAQCKLQWSWAGTNCSGIHGALKRQANKWSSSDNCIQGGEKCLYKVVSDEGGQLKLTHSTPVKEYVDSITFTFCSSGIEDCANSLGATNDADRPKRSVTVIEKIRFIPTAENSCTVSGYSKSNVWYAFLDYGTNYCNMRNLAEGAGLVSLPNFKEETDDSICTMYSSADCEKY, from the coding sequence ATGAAGTTTATGTTATCGCTTTCGTTAGTCATGATTTTCGGTTCCAGCATTTTGTTGCCTGACAGCTGCTCGGCATATCCATTTCACGCGCAGTGCAAGTTGCAGTGGTCATGGGCTGGTACGAACTGTTCAGGCATTCACGGCGCTTTAAAGCGTCAGGCAAATAAATGGAGCAGTTCGGACAACTGCATACAGGGTGGAGAGAAATGTCTTTACAAGGTTGTCAGTGACGAAGGTGGACAGTTGAAGTTGACACATTCCACACCGGTAAAAGAGTACGTCGACAGCATTACGTTCACCTTCTGCAGTTCGGGGATAGAGGATTGTGCAAACTCATTAGGCGCGACCAATGATGCCGATCGTCCAAAACGCAGCGTCACCGTGATTGAGAAAATACGCTTCATTCCAACTGCTGAAAATAGCTGCACAGTGAGTGGTTACTCTAAATCCAACGTCTGGTACGCGTTTCTGGACTATGGTACTAACTATTGTAACATGCGAAACCTCGCTGAGGGAGCTGGTCTTGTCTCTCTACCGAATTTTAAAGAGGAAACTGACGATAGCATTTGCACTATGTATTCTAGTGCAGACTGTGAAAAGTATTGA
- the LOC120341667 gene encoding bone morphogenetic protein 7-like, whose product METFGYIFHIILFAALTESRPNVPEKKQKRMVPVLVDRNNFQSENRMEWPVGDYESTLYPVFDEGESRTRAMEELLGVLGLKVPENLSEFAMHEKTKKPPKYMVDLYNAIADHNGITRSPGLLDADTVRSIPNIDQRGSHFCKFNLSAVTEDEIILDAELHLFQSQRSLRKMNENLLQQTRRRQYAYSSTYIIKIYQMMSDSESSTPTKRLISARRVHSHHSGWHIFPILKSVKEWMISERSNFGLMTEMITINGEVIENVLDRESLQPILVLFANNKNGASNETDTLPKRSIKSLSALKQLKLHESGRLNIEKEDENTNIKRQSKRRRRSVAKENNKKKQGNNGKTRRGKNRGQGDVTENRELDTESTQRNTEVFTVDQYREYDGNSESDDVWNDAYTSNTDDYDYFADSSEKPTSQAGSKSHSTFSDMNKSGTVSRNCRRYPLYVNFEEMGWSGWIIHPQGYNAYHCKGVCSFPLGQNLNPSNHATVQSIMHTLGLGNQPVAMPCCAPDKLYDINLLYFDQNDYVVLRRYKDMVAASCACR is encoded by the exons ATGGAAACATTCGGGTATATATTTCACATCATACTTTTTGCTGCATTGACGGAAAGTAGACCGAACGTACCAGAGAAGAAGCAGAAACGCATGGTACCAGTTTTAGTGGACAGAAATAACTTTCAATCTGAAAATCGCATGGAATGGCCAGTTGGTGATTACGAATCTACTTTGTATCCAGTTTTTGACGAGGGAGAATCGCGAACCAGGGCGATGGAAGAACTTCTTGGCGTGCTAGGCTTGAAG gTGCCAGAAAACTTGTCGGAGTTTGCAATGCACGAAAAGACGAAAAAGCCGCCTAAGTACATGGTTGACTTATACAACGCGATAGCAGATCATAACGGAATAACGCGATCTCCTGGACTATTAGATGCAGATACTGTTAGAAGTATACCAAATATAG ATCAAAGGGGATCTCACTTCTGCAAGTTCAACTTGAGCGCGGTCACCGAGGATGAAATCATATTGGACGCTGAATTACATTTATTTCAGAGTCAACGAAGTTTAAGAAAGATGAACGAAAACCTTCTCCAGCAAACCAGACGTCGGCAATATGCATACTCAAGCACATATATTATCAAAATCTATCAA ATGATGTCCGACTCCGAGTCTTCGACACCCACCAAGCGACTCATCTCTGCGAGGCGAGTTCACTCACATCACAGTGGTTGGCATATATTCCCCATATTGAAATCG GTCAAAGAATGGATGATATCAGAAAGATCAAATTTCGGTCTGATGACAGAAATGATAACAATAAACGGCGAAGTTATCGAAAACGTCCTCGATAGAGAAAGTCTTCAGCCAATTCTAGTATTGTTCGCAAATAACAAAAATGGAGCTTCTAATGAAACAGACACACTGCCAAAACGAAGCATCAAATCATTAA GTGCACTGAAACAACTCAAGTTGCATGAATCGGGGAGACTGAATATCGAAAAAGAAGATGAAAATACGAATATAAAGAGGCAGAGTAAAAGACGAAGGCGATCTGTAgcaaaagaaaataacaaaaagaaacaaggCAACAATGGGAAAACAAGAAGAGGAAAAAATCGCGGCCAAGGCGATGTGACCGAAAATAGGGAACTAGATACTGAAAGCACTCAAAGAAATACCGAAGTTTTCACTGTTGACCAATATCGTGAATACGATGGAAACTCTGAAAGCGATGATGTTTGGAATGATGCATATACTTCAAACACAGATGATTATGACTATTTTGCAGACAGCTCGGAAAAGCCTACTTCTCAAGCTGGAAGCAAATCTCACAGCACTTTTTCTGATATGAATAAATCTGGTACGGTGTCTCGAAACTGCAGAAGATATCCACTTTACGTCAACTTTGAAGAAATGGGTTGGTCAGGATGGATAATTCACCCACAGGGCTACAATGCATATCACTGCAAGGGTGTATGTTCATTTCCGTTGGGACAAAATCTTAACCCCAGTAATCACGCTACAGTACAAAGCATAATGCACACACTTGGACTTGGCAATCAACCTGTCGCCATGCCATGTTGTGCTCCAGATAAACTCTATGATATCAATCTTTTATATTTCGACCAAAATGATTACGTAGTGCTCAGAAGATACAAGGACATGGTTGCTGCATCATGCGCATGTAGATGA
- the LOC120341668 gene encoding uncharacterized protein LOC120341668 isoform X1, which produces MNTQDRNLRTSVLCLVFVCLSSVTASSSHRTVCCRRSPLIQVLGHDTSGHEVKVDVGRCEASCHVNDENDYQSVLERILEKKTKNDVCSKSGGLERECSPSMMRVEAMTTNNGPQFIDVIESCDCREVVKSCERVPKVKKFFPGTKFEANVDVGQCLGGCKNAKHHKVCREVRTETHSIPGPNGIISIEVVTGCNCEQACYRQHHNVAVTELITRGKGRMATKTKVVDVGKCVGSCGSLKKCVVKDHKHKKGDKSRCLMALEIADVKCAPTRVHNISYINIDGEKTSVTQIRKCGCT; this is translated from the exons ATGAATACACAAGATAGAAATCTCCGCACATCAGTTTTATGTCTTGTATTTGTTTGTCTATCAAGCG ttACAGCATCGAGTTCTCATCGAACAGTCTGCTGCAGGCGATCACCTTTAATTCAAGTTCTCGGCCATG ATACATCCGGACATGAAGTCAAGGTTGACGTTGGTCGCTGCGAGGCGTCTTGTCATGTTAATGATGAAAACGATTATCAGAGTGTACTGGAAcgaattttagaaaaaaag ACAAAGAATGACGTTTGTTCAAAATCCGGAGGGCTCGAACGAGAATGCAGTCCATCAATGATGAGAGTTGAAGCAATGACAACGAATAACGGGCCACAGTTCATTGATGTCATTGAATCGTGTGATTGTCGCGAAGTGGTAAAATCTTGTGAACGCGTtccaaaagtgaaaaaattctTCCCCGGGACAAAATTTGAAGCGAATGTTGATGTTGGTCAATGCCTTGGAGGTTGTAAAAATGCAAAAC ATCACAAAGTTTGTCGAGAAGTAAGAACGGAAACTCATTCCATCCCGGGACCAAACGGAATTATCAGCATCGAGGTTGTAACGGGATGCAACTGTGAGCAAGCCTGCTACAGGCAGCATCACAATGTCGCCGTCACTGAGCTTATAACACGTGGAAAAGGGAGAATGGCGACTAAAACCAAG GTTGTAGATGTGGGAAAATGCGTGGGTTCCTGTGGTTCCTTGAAGAAATGCGTCGTAAAAGATCACAAACATAAGAAAGGAGACAAAAGTCGTTGTTTGATGGCGCTGGAGATTGCAGACGTCAAATGTGCGCCGACCAGGGTACACAACATTTCGTATATAAATATAGATGGAGAAAAGACATCTGTCACACAAATTCGAAAATGCGGATGTACATGA
- the LOC120341668 gene encoding uncharacterized protein LOC120341668 isoform X2 — MNTQDRNLRTSVLCLVFVCLSSASSSHRTVCCRRSPLIQVLGHDTSGHEVKVDVGRCEASCHVNDENDYQSVLERILEKKTKNDVCSKSGGLERECSPSMMRVEAMTTNNGPQFIDVIESCDCREVVKSCERVPKVKKFFPGTKFEANVDVGQCLGGCKNAKHHKVCREVRTETHSIPGPNGIISIEVVTGCNCEQACYRQHHNVAVTELITRGKGRMATKTKVVDVGKCVGSCGSLKKCVVKDHKHKKGDKSRCLMALEIADVKCAPTRVHNISYINIDGEKTSVTQIRKCGCT, encoded by the exons ATGAATACACAAGATAGAAATCTCCGCACATCAGTTTTATGTCTTGTATTTGTTTGTCTATCAAGCG CATCGAGTTCTCATCGAACAGTCTGCTGCAGGCGATCACCTTTAATTCAAGTTCTCGGCCATG ATACATCCGGACATGAAGTCAAGGTTGACGTTGGTCGCTGCGAGGCGTCTTGTCATGTTAATGATGAAAACGATTATCAGAGTGTACTGGAAcgaattttagaaaaaaag ACAAAGAATGACGTTTGTTCAAAATCCGGAGGGCTCGAACGAGAATGCAGTCCATCAATGATGAGAGTTGAAGCAATGACAACGAATAACGGGCCACAGTTCATTGATGTCATTGAATCGTGTGATTGTCGCGAAGTGGTAAAATCTTGTGAACGCGTtccaaaagtgaaaaaattctTCCCCGGGACAAAATTTGAAGCGAATGTTGATGTTGGTCAATGCCTTGGAGGTTGTAAAAATGCAAAAC ATCACAAAGTTTGTCGAGAAGTAAGAACGGAAACTCATTCCATCCCGGGACCAAACGGAATTATCAGCATCGAGGTTGTAACGGGATGCAACTGTGAGCAAGCCTGCTACAGGCAGCATCACAATGTCGCCGTCACTGAGCTTATAACACGTGGAAAAGGGAGAATGGCGACTAAAACCAAG GTTGTAGATGTGGGAAAATGCGTGGGTTCCTGTGGTTCCTTGAAGAAATGCGTCGTAAAAGATCACAAACATAAGAAAGGAGACAAAAGTCGTTGTTTGATGGCGCTGGAGATTGCAGACGTCAAATGTGCGCCGACCAGGGTACACAACATTTCGTATATAAATATAGATGGAGAAAAGACATCTGTCACACAAATTCGAAAATGCGGATGTACATGA